CCGTTCCAATCTATGGAATGCATCAACTGTGTTGATGCAGCAGTAACACGGTTACTGCACTCCAAAATATCCAAAGTTTTCACTTTCTGTCCTTTGATGTTGTAGATTTCAAGAGTCACAAACCGGGAGGTTTGTGTTACGGAAAAAGAAATTGTAGTTGTTTTCTGGAACGGATTGGGATAGTTTCTATAAAGTTCAAACGGTTTTTTGTCGATCGTGAAATCATCATAAGAATCAGAGTTGTTGGAAGATCCCGGAGTCGGAGTTTCAAAAAATTGCCAGAGTGAATCTCCGTCATTTGATCTGCCAAAAGAAATATCCGTGGATTGTTCTCCGAAAGTCAATGAATCTATAATTGTAAAACCATTCGGGGCAATCAATCCAATCTGTTCGCCATCTGCTGATAGTTTGAAATTCAGATGAAGAATTCCATCTTCGCAATCTCTATCAGCCCAAAGTAATAAAAAACCATGAGGTTCTATTGTCGTTGAATCAGGATATTCAGAAGGGATTTGCCAGCAGGTCAGATCGGAAAGATCATCGGTCAGATAAAAACCGCTGATATCGACAGGTTCATTCGAGGTGTTGTAAATCTCGATCCAATCATCATATTCTCCCTCCGGATCTGCAATTGTTGTTTGATTTGAAGCCATGAATTCGTTAATAACCAAATTCATTGGATATTCAGGAATCGAATCGATTATTGTTTGAGTATCCATCCAATCCACCCGGTCTTGAATCCAATCTTTGAGATAAGTGATCTCATTTTCGTAAGTTCCGCCAATGTAAGGATTAGGCCAGACATATTCATCCAATATTTGCCATCTGCTGAAATTCCTTTCTTGAGCATCACCGATTTCTGCAACGAGAGAATCGATAATATTATTAAGATCATTATCAGAAAATATTGTTTCTCGAAGAAGATTCCATTGCATATTAAAACTTTCTCTGAAGGTTGAATCTGCCCACACTCTTCTCATCCAGAACGCTTTATGATGAGGATTGTATTCGATTTCCCAGCCTTCGGTTTCCCAACCTTCTAAATAATCCGCATTTCCAAAACCGAGATTAAAATCCCAAACAGGACCTAAAGCGAGTCTTCCGTCGATGCTGTCTCTGTCTTTATACATAAAAGTGCTTAATCGACAACTATCAACATTATTGGTGAGTTCATTGATAATGATGAAATGAATAAATGAATTGAAATCAATATGGTCGTAATAACCTGTTTCCGGATCGTTGTAATTTTCAGCTGCCATCATGGTCTCAAATTCACTGAAATAATTCATGATATAATCCCGTTGTTCCTGAACAATTTCATCCGGTCTGGGATAATGATATTGATAAAATATCTCGAAATCGTCAGGGAAATAAGGTTCGGAATTCCAGCCGTCATTATTATCTCCGGTCAATTTATCGATCTTAATAATGTAACCGCCGGTAAGCGCATCTCCGGAAATATCTTCCGGTCCGATCTCTGAAATATCAACTCGATTATCATCTCTCTTGATTTTCTCAAACAAAACATAAAGACCTTTATAATCACCATTTAAGACTAATTCACAAAATCTGTGTCTGCTTGCATATCGTCCCGATTCACGAGCGAGTTTATAGGCAAGAACATTTCTAATCAGAGATTTATCACTATAAGGAGCATATAAAATCCAATCATTTTCGGAAGGTAATCCCATTAATGGAACATTCAGGTTTTCACCATTTTCATCCTGCGTTTCAAAGGCATATTGTTTTTTGGGAAATGACTGCGAACTCGAACCTCTCGTCTCAATGCTGACAAATCCGTCATAATTATTGAACGGATCGGTGATCTGATTAAATTCTCCATTATCAATGACGCCCATAAAAGCAGTTATTCGAGAAGAATCAGGAATTTCCTGTCCGAAGGTGTCGATGATCACGATTGGAAGATGAGAGGATTCAAACTGGAAAGGAGTGTAAAACCATTCAGGAACCGGACCAAAAAAACTATAATTATCTTCGACATCGAAGGAGAGGAAAAAGATGCTCGATAGATCGGATGATGAAATATCAACATTATGAATCTGGATCGCCAGCACATTATCTCCATCCTGAAAAATCGACTGCATTTGAGATGAATAGATCGAATTACAATCAGGAAGTTCTCCATTATACATTTGTGCTTCATGATCATAAGAAGTTACCTGATCAAAAGGAATGAAAGATCCCGCTTCTCCGAGATTATCTGTTCTGCAAATTTCAAATCCATTGAGATAAGCAATAAAACCATCATCATAGTCAGCGTGTAATAATGCTCTTTGCAGTTTTGTCAGATCGGATATTAGGAAAGTCTTGCGTAAATATAATGAGATTGTCGGTTCGATAATGGTTTCATCATCTTCGTCTCCATAACCGATTCCGCCGATTCCTGTTTCCCAGATTGAATCATCGAAGGAAACATCTTTCCAATTAGCGGCAGGTTCGGAAATACCGACAAAATATTTCCATTCGTCAGATGAATAGATGGCAGTTTCCCAATGAGCAAAACAAAATGAAAATAATGTTAAAAATAAGAATATTGATAAAAGTTTCATTGAATTATTTTATTAAACTCGCCATCCGGCAGCTGCCGGATGGCGAGTTTTTATAACTACCTCATTAAGATCATCTTCTTCACAGCAGAATTTTTTCCTGATGTCAATTTATAAAAATAAACTCCGGAATTTACCGGTTTCCCAAATTCATCTTTCCCGTTCCAATCTATGGAATGCATCAACTGTGTTGATGCAGCAGCAACACGGTTACTGCACTCCAAAATATCCAAAGTTTTCACTTTCTGTCCTTTGATATTGTAGATATCAAGAGTCACAAACCGGGAGGTTTGTGTTACGGAAAAGGAAATCGTTGTTGTTGTTTGGAAGGGATTTGGATAGTTTGATAATGCAATTTGTACTTGCGAGAATTCAAAATTTTCTGAAGAAGTAATTGATCCAAAATCGATATCTAATGCAGCATACATTAGTTCTCCACCAAGATCTTGACCATATCCATGAATATAACAACCAAAACTATGATCACTATAGAAGAATAGATGGAGTTTACCGTGATCATTTCCAAGATCTTCTATAACATCACCCGGGTAAGCATAATTCGATTTTAAATCCTCTAATTCAGGAGTTTCAATAGGATTCAGAAAAATCGGATCAGACCATGTTTCTCCTGAATCATTAGATATACAGATAACAATCTCAACGACATCTTCCCATTCCTCATAACCTTCTACACCCTGAGAAGCGTATAAAGCATTTTGACAATCCTGCCAAACTGCAACAAGTCGATTACCGGTTTCCACAATTTTGAAATTATTAAAGTGAAAAAAATCTTCATAATATGTAAATGGCAATGATGAAACAAATAAATCTTGAAAACTGAATTCATGAGTATTTAGGTCAAAGCTGATCAGTCTTGGAGTATAACTTCCTCTAACTCCGACAAAACTTACTTTTGAATAATCATCCCTAAAAACAAGATTCATATGTCTCGAATACATTGCACTATAATAACTTACTGCTGGATAAGAGTAGTATTCAAACGGACCTTCTCCATAGTTTTCATTAATAAGGACAAACACTTCACTGCTTTGATTTTCATAAGTATTTAAGTATCCAGCATAGACAACGATATTCTCATGAACTATAAAAGCTTTGTGAGGTCTTTGATAAGAACCTTCATTACACCAGTCATCCATTTGTTCTATAGTCCGGTATGTCCAATCGAGTGTTGATAGATCATCCAATTCCGATGAAAGAAAATCAGCATAACAAAGAAGAACATTTTCACAAGGATACGGTAATTCCCCATGAGAATCTGTGTTATTATTTGCTGACACATAGATGCGTCTGTAATCTTCACCAAGAGGAGATGAATTTGAAATATAAACAGCAGGCCAAACAAATTCATCATCATCAAAACCTGTGAAAGGGAAACCTGTTTCAGGATTGTCAATAATAGTAAATTCATCCGTCCAATTACCACTAAAGCCGGAGTTATGAAATATATCAGCAGTGATATGACAATCATGATAACTTTGGTCGACTTCCGTATGCCAACAGCAAATAGGATCACAGGAAACGGGATCAATATCAATACCTGGATAACCCTGTCGATAATTACCGGGACTAATTAAATCCGTTGAAACAATTTCTCCTAATGAATTAATATAACTGAAATAGACAAAACGCTCCGAAAAAGAAGTTTCTTTGGCTTGATATGCAATATAAATTCCTCCAGCCGGATAATTATTCGGAAAGGAGACTTCAGGTTGGATTTGAATTGGAATATTATTGTAACCTCCAGGCATATAGTCAAAATACGAACTCATTAGTTCCGTAGGTTCGATCATAAAATTATAATCAGGTACTTGTGAAAACAAAAAATTTGAAACAAGTAATAATGCTAATATTTTTAAAACATACTTCATTTTTACCTCCAATTTTCAAACCACTTTGCGAAAGTTATCTTCTTTGAATCTCTCGTGAAGAACTTCCGCAAAGATCCTCAATTGAAAAACTGTCTGACGATATCTTTGCGAATAATTATTATCTCCTGCGGAGATTTAGAAGAATTCCGATGTGGGAATTTTCGCAAAGTCTATCTCATTAAGATTTATCCTACATAGCTTTAACGAAGTAAGATCATCTTCTTCACAGCAGAATATTTCCCGGATTTCAATTTATAAAAATAAACTCCGGAATTTACCTGTTTCCCAAATTCATCTTTCCCGTTCCAATCTATGGAATGCATCAACTGTGTTGATGCAGCAGCAACACGGTTACTACACTCCAAAATATCCAAAGTTTTCACTTTCTGTCCTT
The Candidatus Cloacimonadota bacterium genome window above contains:
- a CDS encoding T9SS type A sorting domain-containing protein — translated: MKYVLKILALLLVSNFLFSQVPDYNFMIEPTELMSSYFDYMPGGYNNIPIQIQPEVSFPNNYPAGGIYIAYQAKETSFSERFVYFSYINSLGEIVSTDLISPGNYRQGYPGIDIDPVSCDPICCWHTEVDQSYHDCHITADIFHNSGFSGNWTDEFTIIDNPETGFPFTGFDDDEFVWPAVYISNSSPLGEDYRRIYVSANNNTDSHGELPYPCENVLLCYADFLSSELDDLSTLDWTYRTIEQMDDWCNEGSYQRPHKAFIVHENIVVYAGYLNTYENQSSEVFVLINENYGEGPFEYYSYPAVSYYSAMYSRHMNLVFRDDYSKVSFVGVRGSYTPRLISFDLNTHEFSFQDLFVSSLPFTYYEDFFHFNNFKIVETGNRLVAVWQDCQNALYASQGVEGYEEWEDVVEIVICISNDSGETWSDPIFLNPIETPELEDLKSNYAYPGDVIEDLGNDHGKLHLFFYSDHSFGCYIHGYGQDLGGELMYAALDIDFGSITSSENFEFSQVQIALSNYPNPFQTTTTISFSVTQTSRFVTLDIYNIKGQKVKTLDILECSNRVAAASTQLMHSIDWNGKDEFGKPVNSGVYFYKLTSGKNSAVKKMILMR